A stretch of Physeter macrocephalus isolate SW-GA unplaced genomic scaffold, ASM283717v5 random_231, whole genome shotgun sequence DNA encodes these proteins:
- the ATP5MF gene encoding ATP synthase subunit f, mitochondrial produces MASIVPLKEKKLLEVKLGELPSWILMRDFTPKGIAGAFQRGYYRYYNKYVNVKKGSIAGLSMVLAAYVLFNYCRSYKELKHERLRKYH; encoded by the exons ATGGCGTCAATCG TACCACTGAAGGAGAAGAAGCTCCTGGAAGTCAAACTAGGGGAGCTGCCAAGCTGGATACTGATGCGGGATTTCACCCCTAAAGGCATTGCTGGAGCGTTTCAAAGAG GTTACTACCGGTATTACAACAAGTACGTCAACGTGAAGAAAGGGAGCATCGCTGGGCTTTCTATGGTGCTTGCGGCTTACGTGCTTTTCAACTACTGCCGTTCTTACAAGGAACTCA AACACGAGCGGCTACGCAAGTACCACTGA